TTCGTATGTCTATATTGCTATTTAATATCTCATACACTGGTTGTACTAAAATTTGGAAGTATGTACCTAGTGCAATTACTGTTCCTATAGTAATTGTTCCATTCATAGTAAAAAAACTTCCCATACCATATATAATAGATAATGATGTTATCATTATTGCATTACTAATACTTCCCATTAGCATATTTAATTTTTTAAACTTAATATTATTTAAATAGTTTTGTTCTATTATTTCTTTGAATTCATTTTTTACTTGGTCTTCTCTATTAAAAGCTTTTATAGTGTTTATAGAGCCAACACTTCTATTGATTTTTATGCATATTTGATCATAACTCTTTTGAATTTCTCTGGACATGGGAGTAAATTTATTTGATATTTTCCAATTAAAGAAAAAATAAATCGAATATAAAAAAATAACTATTAGTGTTACTTCCTTACATAAAAATAACATTTGAATTATTACCATAGCTATTAAAATTATATTTTTTAAAATAACAATAAAAAAATTAGCAATAAACTCACTAATACTTTTCCCATCATTACTTATCCTAGAAACAATAGCTCCATTATTGCTATTATCAAAAAAATCTATAGGAGCATTTATAATTTTATTAAACATTTTTTCTCTAAATAATATAGTCATTTTTTCACTAACACTCATGAATACTATATTTTTTAAATATCCAAATATCGGTTGGGATATACAAACACAAAAGAACATCAGAATACCTATAATTAAATTCTTTAAAGAATCACTCGGAATTACGTTATCCACTAAATCTTTAAAAATCAATGGGACCTCAAATACGGCAATTGTATATAAAATAGTATATACTAGCCCTTTAAGCTCATACCACTTATATATTTTTGCTATCTTCCATAAGTCTTTTATAAATTTTTTCATATCTTCTCCCTAAAGTATTTGTAAAATTATACTTACTTACTATTAATAACTTTTAGTAAGTTTTCATTATTAAAAATTACATTTTTTTCAAAGTCCTTAGTATTTAAAGCCTCATGAATAACTTTTTCTATACCATACTTATCAATTAATTTAATAAGTACACACATAGATATAAAGTATATATTTCCATGACTATAATCAACCTCATAAAAATTAATGTTAATGTTGTTATCAAAATTTTGATTTTTAAAAGAATGATATTGATCTGAAAAGTATACAGCTAGCCCTTCATTTAACCAAGCAGGTAAATTTGTTTTTGATTTTAAACTTAATACTACATGAATAAATTCATGTAGTATTAAGTTTTCAACAGTCTCATTATTTGATGTCTTCCACTTGTCATAGTCTAAGATTAAAATAACATTATTGAAACTTGTCCCTATTACCCATTTAGGTACCTTTGTTTCAAGCAAATTTTCTAACTCTTGTAAATCATCAAATACATCTATTACAATTTTTTTATCAAAATCGAATATTTTTCTTATTTTATTTACTCTATTATAAAAATCTGAATAATCTCTAATCCCTTTTAATACTCTTAAATCTCTAGCGTAAAAATTAAGTCTATCCACAGCTACAACATCCTTTTTCACATCCCATTTCTCCATTTTGTTCATATGTAGAAATTATTGTTTGCTCAAGACTAAATTTCCATTTTTCACACTTTGGATCATTATTTATTAATCCATTATATGGACATCCACCCATACATATCGGTAATATTTCACATTCTATACATTTTTTATTTTCAAAAGGAGACCACATGATATAATCCATATTCATTGCATGCATCTTCTCTTCTGTTTTTTCATTAAGTTTAGCAACATTTCCAACTGCTCTATCTATATTTCCTATATCATTCCAACATTTATACATGTATCCTTCTGGATCAATTACATAAGCGCCTGTATTATCAGCACAGCAGTAATTTGCTTTTATACTTGGATAATATGGATATACCCCTGCTACTTTGTATCCTCTTTCAAAAAGTACCTTTTGATATTTACTATCTTCTTCTGCATATTCTTTTATGCTTAAACAATTACTTGCTATAGAACTACAAGCATCTGTATATGCACTAACATGACCCAAACTAATATTTGCGCCTTTTAAGCCTTTTTTCTCTAAAATTTGTAAAAGTTCCTCAATATGATCTATATTTGTTTTATCAATATTTATTCTTATAGCTACATTTGTAATTCCACCATCGATAAGTTTTTTTACATTGTCTACTATTTTATCAAATGTCTCATCCTTTGAATTTTTTAGTATCCTTCTTTGATTATGAATGCTTGGAGGCCCATCTATTGTGATTTGAGCTCCATTGATTCTATAATCTTTAAACATTTGAACAGTTTCATCATCTATTAAATATCCATTTGTTACAATGAATGAAGAATAATGGACTCCTTCTCTTTCAGTTATTTCTATAACTTTTTTAGAAAAATCAGCTATTATATCTTTAGCTAATAGAGGCTCTCCTCCATACCAAGTGATGCTAATATTTTTTTTACGTTTAGCATTTTCTTCTACTAATTTTATTAAAGAATCTTGAACTTCCTTACTTATCATCCCAGGCTTTGGAGTTTCATAACAATATGGGCAAGCGAAGTTACACGCTAATGTTGGAGCAATTACTAATCCTAGTCCACCTTTTGAGAATTTCCCGCTATAATTTCTATACTTTATTAGTTTTAATTCATCTATTTCATTTTGAATTATAAAGTTTCCATCTGACATATTTCCAACTAACTCTTTCATGTTCTCACTGATTTTATCTGTATCTATATTTTCTATGTTTTCTAACACATTTAGAAATTCTTCATCTACTTCTGCTAACGCGCAAGTTAAGCTATTAAATGCTATTGTTTTTCCATTTTCTAATTCTATTATTTTGTTGTATTTAGATTTTTTCATAGTTGATCCTTTCATCTCCCCAATATTGTATTTATACTTTTTTATTAAATGTCTTCGTGCTTTAAACCTAAATTTTAATCATAAAATGCCAATTAGATTTCTACCTAACTGTATTAGTTATTAAAGCTGTCGCAATTAGTGTTACAAACCATCCCACAATTGCTACTACAAACATTAGTACATGTATATTTTGTGCATATGCTTCCAATGTCAAAGCAAAATCCATCTCTAAAGTTTATTGATTTAATAATATATCTCATTTCATACTCTCCCTTTACCTAAAATTCATATTACTCTGTAGTGAATAACATTATTAGATTTTTTAATTTAATATTTAAGCCTTATAGTATATCTACTTACTTTTAATA
This is a stretch of genomic DNA from Paraclostridium bifermentans. It encodes these proteins:
- a CDS encoding gluzincin family metallopeptidase — encoded protein: MKKDVVAVDRLNFYARDLRVLKGIRDYSDFYNRVNKIRKIFDFDKKIVIDVFDDLQELENLLETKVPKWVIGTSFNNVILILDYDKWKTSNNETVENLILHEFIHVVLSLKSKTNLPAWLNEGLAVYFSDQYHSFKNQNFDNNININFYEVDYSHGNIYFISMCVLIKLIDKYGIEKVIHEALNTKDFEKNVIFNNENLLKVINSK
- a CDS encoding ABC transporter ATP-binding protein; the encoded protein is MKKFIKDLWKIAKIYKWYELKGLVYTILYTIAVFEVPLIFKDLVDNVIPSDSLKNLIIGILMFFCVCISQPIFGYLKNIVFMSVSEKMTILFREKMFNKIINAPIDFFDNSNNGAIVSRISNDGKSISEFIANFFIVILKNIILIAMVIIQMLFLCKEVTLIVIFLYSIYFFFNWKISNKFTPMSREIQKSYDQICIKINRSVGSINTIKAFNREDQVKNEFKEIIEQNYLNNIKFKKLNMLMGSISNAIMITSLSIIYGMGSFFTMNGTITIGTVIALGTYFQILVQPVYEILNSNIDIRSIMPIFDRINEYIDLETEKSSDGNSDIVSIEEIEMKNVSFKYKNGSHALNNINLKLPSKGIFAIVGDSGAGKSSLIKLLSAFYNSYDGEISINKKELKSYGVSDIRSVISLVSQDIELLNKSIKDNIKMGRDIEEIQIKEVIKKLNLEETINKLDLRYETIINERINLSGGEKQRISIARALVEDSLVYIFDEPTAALDTINEKRVKDILEELSKKRLVIIVTHNLSLLNKADCIYTMKNGEIAEKGSYETLIKGDTYFSKLMNELSKK
- the ctpM gene encoding radical SAM/SPASM domain Clo7bot peptide maturase; this encodes MKKSKYNKIIELENGKTIAFNSLTCALAEVDEEFLNVLENIENIDTDKISENMKELVGNMSDGNFIIQNEIDELKLIKYRNYSGKFSKGGLGLVIAPTLACNFACPYCYETPKPGMISKEVQDSLIKLVEENAKRKKNISITWYGGEPLLAKDIIADFSKKVIEITEREGVHYSSFIVTNGYLIDDETVQMFKDYRINGAQITIDGPPSIHNQRRILKNSKDETFDKIVDNVKKLIDGGITNVAIRINIDKTNIDHIEELLQILEKKGLKGANISLGHVSAYTDACSSIASNCLSIKEYAEEDSKYQKVLFERGYKVAGVYPYYPSIKANYCCADNTGAYVIDPEGYMYKCWNDIGNIDRAVGNVAKLNEKTEEKMHAMNMDYIMWSPFENKKCIECEILPICMGGCPYNGLINNDPKCEKWKFSLEQTIISTYEQNGEMGCEKGCCSCG